From Haemorhous mexicanus isolate bHaeMex1 chromosome 1, bHaeMex1.pri, whole genome shotgun sequence, one genomic window encodes:
- the JMJD4 gene encoding 2-oxoglutarate and iron-dependent oxygenase JMJD4: MDRATFACSTAFFRDFGNSSPGALPGGHVDFIDKADSFSYSDFFRDYLIPNHPCVFSAKFTEDWGSRKNWVTWDGKPNFEHLLQNFGEAVVPVANCDVKEYNSNPKEQLPFKEYVEYWQEYIRNGHRSSRGCLYLKDWHLSRAFPEQDVYTTPVYFSSDWLNEYWDAVAVDDFRFVYMGPKGSWTPFHADVFRSYSWSANVCGRKRWLLYPAGQEEFLKDRHGNLPFDVTAPDLRDKRIYPRYSQSQPPLEILQEAGEIVFIPSGWHHQVHNLEDTISINHNWVNGCNVAVMWCFLQDELAAVQREISQWKDPMDDWHLQCQLIMKSCTGIDYKEFYNFLKVIAENRISVLEKGLDEESSSQNNSRAAISTLGMLHAVFDLKRTVKVLSSLSANEDFRRLDLTSLSPAPEALLQHLESAIDTALL; the protein is encoded by the exons ATGGACAGAGCAACCTTTGCCTGTTCCACTGCTTTTTTccgggattttgggaattcttctcCGGGTGCCCTCCCCGGGGGCCACGTGGATTTCATTGACAAAGCCGATTCCTTCTCTTATTCAGATTTTTTCCGGGATTATCTCATTCCCAACCATCCCTGCGTTTTCTCGGCCAAATTCACCGAGGATTGGGGCAGCAGGAAAAACTGGGTGACGTGGGATGGGAAACCCAACTTTGAGCATCTCCTGCAGAACTTTG GAGAAGCCGTGGTGCCCGTTGCCAACTGCGATGTCAAGGAATACAATTCCAACCccaaggagcagctgccctTCAAGGAATACGTGGAATATTGGCAGGAATACATCCGGAACGGCCACCGCTCCTCCCGGGGCTGCCTCTACCTCAAGGACTGGCACCTGAGCAG AGCTTTTCCAGAGCAGGATGTTTACACCACTCCCGTCTATTTTTCCTCGGATTGGCTCAACGAATATTGGGATGCCGTGGCCGTGGACGATTTTCGGTTCGTCTACATGGGACCCAAGGGATCCTG GACGCCGTTCCACGCCGACGTCTTCCGCTCCTACAGCTGGTCGGCCAACGTCTGTGGCAGGAAGAGATGGCTCCTGTATCCTGCGGGGCAGGAGGAATTCCTGAAGGATCGCCACGGGAACCTCCCCTTTGACGTGACAGCTCCGGATCTTCGGGATAAGAGGATTTATCCGCGCtacagccagagccagcccccTCTGGAAATCCTCCAGGAAGCCGGAGAGATCGTCTTCATTCCCAGCGGGTGGCACCACCAGGTTCATAACCTG GAAGACACCATCTCCATCAACCACAACTGGGTCAACGGCTGCAACGTGGCCGTCATGTGGTGcttcctgcaggatgagctgGCGGCCGTCCAGAGGGAGATCAGCCAATGGAAAGATCCCATGGATGATTGGCACCTCCAGTGCCAG CTGATCATGAAATCCTGCACGGGCATCGACTACAAGGAATTCTACAACTTCCTCAAGGTCATCGCGGAGAACCGGATTTCCGTGCTGGAGAAGGGCCTGGATGAGGAATCCTCGTCCCAGAACAATTCCAGAGCCGCCATTTCcaccctgggaatgctgcacgCCGTCTTCGACCTGAAGAGGACGGTGAAGGTGCTGAGCTCGCTGAGCGCCAACGAGGATTTCCGGAGGCTGGACCTGACCTCCCTGTCCCCCGCTCCGGAGGcgctgctccagcacctggagtCGGCCATCGACACCGCCCTGCTCTGA
- the SNAP47 gene encoding synaptosomal-associated protein 47 isoform X2, whose product MNEDIRIHSWPCSYYLDTSKQWIPGKLSLTPTSIRFTADKTGELLVDFHLSGISEIKKESSHLIFSSLTVLEKGTKHWFSSLHPNRNVVFNILEHFWREQLVSSQEGGAGAALESSKGKELTGMLEGSQKRLEDTAKVLHSQGEQFDNIMRGLHKIEGDMDVADRLLTELESPSWWPFSTKLWKTPMEAKPKESPAAPDARSQEGILLRIPVIITHRTDSSAKPGKLTVLPSGLEIKDCNSQLLHRFEARDVDDIWVHTPYEISVRQRFIGKPDTSFRLLAARMPEAIPILEMQFSKKIQFLEDALGFAGARKSPQADLGTSIWQAATGFLGGAVNPGSPTGSAEGTDREQVQLQKISQEEAKELRQILRKLKGLALETEAELERQDEALDSIGSSVDRATLTIDRHTRRMRKLT is encoded by the exons ATGAACGAGGACATCCGGATCCATTCCTGGCCTTGCTCCTACTACCTGGACACCAGCAAGCAATGGATCCCTGGGAAGCTCTCCCTGACTCCCACCTCCATCAGATTCACGGCTGACAAAACGGGAGAGCTCCTGGTGGATTTCCATCTGTCCGGGATCAGCGAGATCAAGAAGGAATCTTCCCACTTGATCTTCAGCTCCCTCACCGTCCTGGAGAAGGGCACCAAGCACTGGTTCAGCTCCCTGCATCCCAACAGGAATGTGGTGTTCAACATCCTGGAGCATTtctggagggagcagctggtgTCCAGCCAGGAGGGCGGAGCGGGAGCGGCCTTGGAGTCCAGCAAGGGCAAGGAATTGACGGGAATGTTGGAGGGATCCCAGAAACGCCTGGAGGACACGGCCAAGGTGCTGCATTCCCAGGGGGAACAGTTCGACAACATCATGAGGGGACTCCACAAGATCGAGGGGGACATGGATGTGGCCGACAG GCTGTTGACCGAGCTGGAATCTCCCTCCTGGTGGCCCTTCAGCACCAAACTCTGGAAAACCCCCATGGAAGCGAAGCCCAAGGAAAGCCCTGCGGCTCCGGATGCCAGAAGCCAGGAGGGAATTCTGCTGCGGATCCCGGTGATCATCACCCACAGGACAGATTCCAGCGCCAAACCCGGCAAGCTCACGGTGCTTCCCTCGGGCCTGGAGATCAAGGATTgcaattcccagctcctgcaccgCTTCGAGGCCCGGGACGTGGATGACATCTGGGTGCACACTCCCTACGAGATCAGCGTCCGGCAGAGGTTCATCGGCAAGCCCGACACCTCCTTCCGGCTCCTGGCCGCGCGCATGCCCGAGGCCATCCCCATCCTGGAGATGCAGTTCAGCAAGAAAATCCAGTTCCTGGAGGATGCCCTCGGATTTGCTGGAGCCAGGAAGTCCCCTCAGGCGGATTTGGGGACGTCCATCTGGCAGGCAG CCACGGGGTTCCTGGGAGGCGCGGTGAATCCGGGATCGCCGACGGGAAGCGCCGAGGGGACGGACAGGGAGCAGGTGCAGCTGCAGAAAATATCCCAGGAGGAAGCCAAGGAGCTCCGACAG ATCCTGAGGAAGCTGAAGGGCCTGGCCCTGGAGACGGAGGCGGAGCTGGAGCGGCAGGACGAGGCCCTGGACTCCATCGGCAGCTCCGTGGATCGCGCCACGCTCACCATCGACCGGCACACCCGCAGGATGAGGAAGCTGACGTAG
- the SNAP47 gene encoding synaptosomal-associated protein 47 isoform X1 gives MLLENSTDPNPGSPAGLESVSLGEEAGKGELMNEDIRIHSWPCSYYLDTSKQWIPGKLSLTPTSIRFTADKTGELLVDFHLSGISEIKKESSHLIFSSLTVLEKGTKHWFSSLHPNRNVVFNILEHFWREQLVSSQEGGAGAALESSKGKELTGMLEGSQKRLEDTAKVLHSQGEQFDNIMRGLHKIEGDMDVADRLLTELESPSWWPFSTKLWKTPMEAKPKESPAAPDARSQEGILLRIPVIITHRTDSSAKPGKLTVLPSGLEIKDCNSQLLHRFEARDVDDIWVHTPYEISVRQRFIGKPDTSFRLLAARMPEAIPILEMQFSKKIQFLEDALGFAGARKSPQADLGTSIWQAATGFLGGAVNPGSPTGSAEGTDREQVQLQKISQEEAKELRQILRKLKGLALETEAELERQDEALDSIGSSVDRATLTIDRHTRRMRKLT, from the exons atgctCCTGGAGAATTCCACGGATCCAAATCCAG GGTCTCCTGCTGGATTGGAGAGCGTTTCCCTGGGAGAGGAGGCTGGGAAGGGCGAGCTGATGAACGAGGACATCCGGATCCATTCCTGGCCTTGCTCCTACTACCTGGACACCAGCAAGCAATGGATCCCTGGGAAGCTCTCCCTGACTCCCACCTCCATCAGATTCACGGCTGACAAAACGGGAGAGCTCCTGGTGGATTTCCATCTGTCCGGGATCAGCGAGATCAAGAAGGAATCTTCCCACTTGATCTTCAGCTCCCTCACCGTCCTGGAGAAGGGCACCAAGCACTGGTTCAGCTCCCTGCATCCCAACAGGAATGTGGTGTTCAACATCCTGGAGCATTtctggagggagcagctggtgTCCAGCCAGGAGGGCGGAGCGGGAGCGGCCTTGGAGTCCAGCAAGGGCAAGGAATTGACGGGAATGTTGGAGGGATCCCAGAAACGCCTGGAGGACACGGCCAAGGTGCTGCATTCCCAGGGGGAACAGTTCGACAACATCATGAGGGGACTCCACAAGATCGAGGGGGACATGGATGTGGCCGACAG GCTGTTGACCGAGCTGGAATCTCCCTCCTGGTGGCCCTTCAGCACCAAACTCTGGAAAACCCCCATGGAAGCGAAGCCCAAGGAAAGCCCTGCGGCTCCGGATGCCAGAAGCCAGGAGGGAATTCTGCTGCGGATCCCGGTGATCATCACCCACAGGACAGATTCCAGCGCCAAACCCGGCAAGCTCACGGTGCTTCCCTCGGGCCTGGAGATCAAGGATTgcaattcccagctcctgcaccgCTTCGAGGCCCGGGACGTGGATGACATCTGGGTGCACACTCCCTACGAGATCAGCGTCCGGCAGAGGTTCATCGGCAAGCCCGACACCTCCTTCCGGCTCCTGGCCGCGCGCATGCCCGAGGCCATCCCCATCCTGGAGATGCAGTTCAGCAAGAAAATCCAGTTCCTGGAGGATGCCCTCGGATTTGCTGGAGCCAGGAAGTCCCCTCAGGCGGATTTGGGGACGTCCATCTGGCAGGCAG CCACGGGGTTCCTGGGAGGCGCGGTGAATCCGGGATCGCCGACGGGAAGCGCCGAGGGGACGGACAGGGAGCAGGTGCAGCTGCAGAAAATATCCCAGGAGGAAGCCAAGGAGCTCCGACAG ATCCTGAGGAAGCTGAAGGGCCTGGCCCTGGAGACGGAGGCGGAGCTGGAGCGGCAGGACGAGGCCCTGGACTCCATCGGCAGCTCCGTGGATCGCGCCACGCTCACCATCGACCGGCACACCCGCAGGATGAGGAAGCTGACGTAG